In Anaerolineales bacterium, the following proteins share a genomic window:
- a CDS encoding MFS transporter, whose product MLNNIRKTYAEFPSLLWLVVFTLFIDSIGSALLFPFFALYITEKFGVGMTQAGVLIGMSSFFGIVGSMIGGALTDRFGRRRLILFGLVFSALSSLSFGLASDVNLLYPLVVFVGILSRLAAPAQDAMMADILPESKRQEGFGITRVAFNLAWIFGAALGGLIATRSYLALFVTDAVISSLVAAILFFKLPETQPKSHKEEKRAESFLKTVSDYRIVLRDNAYIAFILVGVLSLFVYQQEYSSFPVYLRDVHQINSQAYGTILAIAGLEVVLFQFWVSRVIRKYPPFQIMTLGTFFFAIGFLMIGFVQGVFMFLLAVIVITVGEMIAFPTNRVIAVNFAPPEMRGRYMAIYDLGWTIPATVSPAAAGLILDHYEPHLLWYIGGALCVLSALGFYALHLNMGAQARFAPAKDE is encoded by the coding sequence ATGCTGAACAATATCCGAAAAACCTACGCGGAATTCCCCTCCCTCTTATGGCTCGTTGTCTTCACGCTGTTCATCGATTCCATCGGCAGCGCCCTGCTGTTTCCGTTCTTTGCGCTGTACATCACCGAGAAGTTCGGCGTCGGTATGACGCAGGCGGGAGTCCTGATCGGCATGTCATCCTTCTTTGGAATCGTCGGGAGCATGATCGGCGGCGCGCTTACCGATCGCTTCGGGCGCAGGAGGTTGATTCTTTTCGGTCTGGTTTTCAGCGCCTTGAGCAGTCTCTCCTTCGGTCTTGCATCGGATGTGAACCTGCTTTACCCGTTGGTGGTCTTTGTCGGCATCCTCTCGAGGCTTGCCGCCCCCGCGCAGGACGCGATGATGGCAGACATCCTGCCGGAATCCAAACGTCAGGAGGGATTCGGAATCACGCGCGTCGCTTTCAATCTGGCATGGATCTTCGGCGCCGCGCTCGGCGGGTTGATCGCGACGCGTTCCTACCTCGCCTTGTTCGTCACCGATGCGGTCATCAGTTCGCTCGTCGCGGCGATCCTGTTTTTCAAACTTCCCGAAACGCAACCCAAAAGTCACAAGGAAGAAAAACGCGCAGAATCCTTTCTCAAAACGGTTTCAGATTACCGGATCGTTTTGCGCGATAACGCCTACATTGCGTTCATCCTTGTCGGCGTCCTCTCTTTGTTCGTCTACCAGCAGGAATACAGTTCCTTCCCGGTCTACCTGCGCGATGTCCACCAGATCAATTCGCAAGCGTACGGCACGATACTTGCCATCGCCGGGCTGGAGGTGGTCCTGTTTCAGTTTTGGGTCAGCCGCGTGATTCGAAAATATCCGCCGTTTCAGATCATGACCCTCGGCACATTCTTCTTTGCGATCGGTTTTCTCATGATCGGATTCGTGCAGGGGGTTTTCATGTTCCTGCTCGCCGTGATCGTGATCACAGTGGGCGAGATGATCGCCTTCCCCACCAATCGCGTCATCGCCGTCAATTTCGCGCCGCCAGAAATGCGCGGGCGGTACATGGCGATCTACGATCTCGGTTGGACCATCCCAGCGACCGTCAGTCCCGCCGCGGCAGGTTTGATCCTCGACCATTACGAACCGCATCTATTGTGGTACATCGGCGGCGCGCTGTGCGTCCTCTCAGCGTTGGGGTTTTACGCGTTGCATCTCAACATGGGAGCGCAGGCGCGTTTCGCCCCCGCAAAAGACGAATAA
- a CDS encoding RNA-binding protein, protein MDAKLYVGNLSFETTEQGLRELFMQAGNVVSVALIKDRDSGRSKGFGFVEMGSQSEAQKAISMFNSYTLNDRQLTVNVARPREERGGFRQDRGGPRKRDNNNRRRY, encoded by the coding sequence ATGGATGCAAAACTGTATGTTGGAAATTTGTCGTTTGAGACCACTGAACAAGGTTTGCGCGAATTATTTATGCAAGCTGGAAATGTGGTATCTGTTGCGTTGATCAAGGATCGTGACAGCGGCAGGTCGAAGGGGTTTGGGTTCGTGGAGATGGGTTCACAGAGCGAGGCGCAAAAGGCAATTAGCATGTTCAATAGCTATACCCTGAATGATCGCCAATTGACTGTAAACGTTGCCCGTCCGCGCGAGGAACGGGGCGGTTTTCGTCAGGATCGCGGCGGTCCGCGCAAACGGGATAATAACAATCGCCGCCGCTATTAA
- a CDS encoding CarD family transcriptional regulator: protein MTFAIGDTVVHPQHGVGQVVNLEDREFEPGKMRQYYEISIPSGGTVWMPADLHPSGLRSLAARSEIAQCRQILLSRPASFKDDVRTRQANLAGRLKQGTIRTQCEIVRDLFAFGEHKSLYGSMAGFFRQTQNVLCQEWALVEGVTFTEALQEVTSLLEKSRASMRKAKA, encoded by the coding sequence ATGACATTCGCAATTGGCGATACGGTCGTTCATCCACAGCATGGGGTGGGGCAGGTAGTTAATTTGGAAGACAGAGAATTCGAGCCGGGCAAGATGCGGCAGTATTACGAGATCTCCATCCCGTCTGGCGGTACCGTGTGGATGCCTGCGGACCTGCATCCATCCGGGTTACGAAGCCTGGCGGCGAGAAGTGAGATCGCGCAGTGCCGCCAAATTCTCCTTTCTCGTCCCGCCTCGTTTAAAGACGATGTTCGGACCCGTCAGGCAAATCTAGCTGGCAGACTCAAGCAGGGAACGATCCGCACCCAATGCGAAATTGTCCGTGACTTGTTTGCCTTTGGCGAGCACAAATCGCTCTATGGCTCGATGGCTGGGTTCTTTCGGCAAACGCAAAACGTGTTGTGCCAGGAGTGGGCGCTCGTGGAGGGGGTGACCTTCACGGAAGCGCTTCAGGAAGTGACTTCCCTGCTTGAAAAAAGCAGGGCTTCCATGAGGAAAGCCAAAGCTTAA
- a CDS encoding alpha/beta hydrolase yields MQSPSQIIQTSHGLIEFALHGEGAAVILCHSTGGGYDQGLVLARLLNGFQGIAVSRAGYLGTPLDTGQSPAEMSDAYAALLDLLNIEKAFILGLSGGGMSAAYFALKHEDRCSGLILADAITKTPPKASVKIVEHVNSLPDNVAWLLARVAIYAGLPFMVRDAQTRSMMRVFFENNPISERFAGVQNDLANVNTMDNFKWEDLRVPTLLIHGDQDKLIPLEFSREVARRVPNAELVIIKNGGHECLVSHHRQTSPLIHSFLEKHISM; encoded by the coding sequence ATGCAATCACCCAGCCAGATCATTCAAACATCGCATGGCTTGATTGAATTCGCTCTTCATGGCGAGGGTGCGGCTGTGATCCTCTGTCACAGCACTGGAGGCGGATATGACCAAGGACTTGTGCTTGCAAGGTTGCTGAACGGCTTTCAGGGAATCGCTGTCTCACGAGCGGGGTATTTGGGAACACCATTGGATACAGGTCAATCCCCGGCTGAGATGTCTGACGCCTACGCGGCATTATTGGATTTGTTGAACATTGAGAAAGCCTTCATCCTCGGCTTATCAGGCGGAGGGATGTCTGCGGCGTATTTTGCCCTAAAGCATGAAGACCGCTGTTCGGGATTGATTCTGGCAGATGCAATTACGAAAACACCGCCGAAAGCATCCGTCAAAATCGTAGAACATGTCAATTCATTGCCAGATAACGTTGCTTGGTTGCTCGCGCGGGTGGCAATCTATGCAGGATTGCCATTTATGGTCCGCGACGCACAGACACGCTCTATGATGCGGGTTTTCTTCGAGAACAATCCGATCTCAGAACGATTCGCGGGAGTTCAGAACGATCTAGCCAACGTCAATACGATGGATAATTTCAAATGGGAGGATCTGCGTGTTCCAACTCTTCTGATCCATGGCGATCAAGACAAGTTGATTCCGTTGGAATTCAGCCGGGAAGTTGCGCGTCGAGTTCCAAACGCCGAGCTTGTCATCATCAAAAACGGAGGACATGAATGTTTGGTTTCGCATCATCGGCAAACTTCTCCACTCATTCATTCGTTTTTGGAAAAGCACATATCTATGTGA